The following coding sequences are from one Aethina tumida isolate Nest 87 chromosome 2, icAetTumi1.1, whole genome shotgun sequence window:
- the LOC109605982 gene encoding dynein axonemal assembly factor 11, translating to YLIYILVTEELIRKKAEHNECIIGTLEELSLHQEDVEKIENVGNWCKELQILYLQANLISKIENLYKLKKLQYLNLAINNIEVIEGLERCESLEKLDLTLNFIGNLESVASLKSNIFLKELYLTGNPCCDYPGYREYVIATLTQLQSLDQNEVTRSERIKAQQNYEKIAEQIKRGQDKYFKFREEQRERMAKSNMYYLDDDEFWKTTSENSPETRVEIAKRTRKTKELKQRKEEHPPKRTYNLFTKDGRPLNVNQAKLDFTFDVDDPEKYVLDIAVYKHLDTNLIEVDLQPIYVKIMIKGKIFQIVFGEEILIEKSSALRSQVTGHLVLTMPKANYKKPLTVKREVPKKTENKKSNVFLEISGNNMDFSKIVENEDFVDNPEVPPLEYG from the exons tatttaatttatattttagttacagaagagttaattagaaaaaaagcaGAACACAATGAATGTATAATTGGTACTTTGGAAGAACTATCACTTCACCAAGAAGACGTAGAAAAAATCGAAAATGTTGGTAACTGGTGTAAGGAGCTACAAATATTATACCTTCAAGCAAATCTAATATCCAAAATAGAAAACCTGtacaaacttaaaaaattacaatacttaAACCTTGCGATAAACAATATTGAGGTGATCGAGGGACTGGAACGATGCGAATCTTTGGAGAAACTAGACTTGACGTTGAACTTCATCGGGAACCTCGAAAGTGTTGCatctttaaaatcaaacattttcttaaaagaactATATTTAACCGGTAATCCATGTTGCGATTATCCTGGTTATCGAGAGTACGTCATCGCAACTCTCACACAGTTACAAAGCCTCGACCAAAATGAAGTCACCCGAAGCGAAAGGATTAAA GCCCAGCAGAATTACGAAAAAATTGCGGAACAAATCAAAAGGGGTcaagacaaatattttaaattcagggAAGAACAACGAGAAAGAATGGCAAAAAGTAACATGTACTATTTAGACGACGACGAATTCTGGAAGACTACAAGCGAAAATTCGCCAGAAACACGAGTAGAAATCGCTAAAAGAACCAGGAAAACGAAGGAGCTGAAACAGAGAAAGGAGGAACACCCGCCGAAACGTACctacaatttatttacgaaGGATGGCAGGCCTTTAAACGTTAATCAAGccaaattagattttacttTTGACGTGGACGATCCCGAAAAATATGTACTTGATATTGCTGTATACAA gcATTTGGACACGAATCTGATCGAGGTTGATCTTCAGCCAATTTacgtaaaaattatgattaaaggTAAAATCTTTCAAATTGTGTTTGGCGAGGAAATTCTGATTGAAAAAAGTAGCGCTCTGAGATCTCAAGTTACTGGACATTTAGTTTTGACAATGCCCAAGGCGAATTACAAGAAACCTTTGACAGTGAAGAGGGAGGTACcgaaaaaaactgaaaataaaaagag CAAcgtatttttggaaatttctGGAAATAATATGGACTTCAGTAAAATTGTGGAAAACGAAGATTTCGTAGATAATCCTGAAGTACCTCCTTTAGAGTATGGATAA
- the LOC109607950 gene encoding ras-related protein Rab-10, with product MAKKTYDLLFKLLLIGDSGVGKTCILFRFSDDAFTTTFISTIGIDFKIKTVELGGKKIKLQIWDTAGQERFHTITTSYYRGAMGIMLVYDITNEKSFENIVKWLRNIDEHANEDVEKMILGNKCDMSDKRTVSKERGETIAREHGIRFMETSAKANINIEKAFNELANAILEKTAGREPGDPVDRVYVDRRQQSSTNKSCCN from the exons ATGGCAAAAAAGACATAtgatcttttatttaaattgttactgATAGGAGATTCAGGTGTAGGTAAAACGTGTATATTGTTCCGTTTCTCAGATGATGCGTTCACAACAACATTTATATCAACAATAG gcatagattttaaaattaagacagtagaATTAGGCGGTAAGAAAATCAAATTGCAAATATGGGACACCGCGGGACAGGAGAGATTCCACACAATCACAACGTCCTACTACCGAGGCGCTATGGGCATTATGCTTGTGTACGATATAACCAATGAGAAGAGCTTTGAAAACATTGTCAAATGGTTAAGGAATATTGATGAG CATGCAAATGAGGATGTGGAAAAAATGATCCTGGGGAACAAATGTGATATGTCTGACAAAAGGACAGTGTCAAAAGAGCGTGGTGAAACa ATCGCGAGAGAGCATGGGATAAGGTTCATGGAAACGTCGGCGAAAGCAAACATCAACATCGAGAAAGCCTTCAATGAGCTAGCCAATGCCATATTGGAGAAGACAGCAGGAAGAGAACCCGGCGATCCTGTCGACCGGGTCTATGTAGACAGAAGACAGCAATCTAGCACCAACAAATCCTGCTGTAATTAG
- the LOC109606658 gene encoding protein lifeguard 1 isoform X2: MTTWGGNQYADPNQGYYGGQPGGYPNAPPPGGYPQGGAYPGAGYPGAPPAGFAPPPQPQGYPPYGQQPGYQPPPSYNSTDPYGQGYGGANNYGGEDPEVKGFDFNDQSIRRGFIRKVYSILMVQLSITLVFIAWLVYHKPSQKFVHSHPELFIISLVVVFVALIVLACCGEVRRKAPMNFVFLFIFTFAEAFMLSVTASTYKSEEVVMAVGITAVVCLGLTLFAFQTKWDFTMMGGILFVAVLILFVFGIVAIFVHNKIVQMVYASLGALIFSVYLIYDTQLMMGGKHKYSISPEEYVFAALNLYIDIINIFLYILSIIGSSRD, translated from the exons ATGACTACGTGGGGAGGAAATCAGTATGCCG ATCCGAACCAAGGTTACTACGGTGGCCAGCCGGGCGGTTACCCGAACGCCCCGCCGCCTGGTGGTTACCCGCAGGGCGGCGCCTACCCTGGGGCAGGTTATCCGGGTGCGCCGCCCGCCGGTTTCGCACCGCCGCCCCAGCCGCAGGGTTACCCGCCCTACGGCCAACAGCCAGGATACCAACCGCCGCCGTCGTACAACTCTACCGATCCCTACGGCCAAG GTTATGGAGGCGCCAACAATTACGGCGGCGAAGATCCGGAAGTGAAGGGCTTCGATTTCAACGACCAGAGCATCAGACGAGGCTTCATCCGCAAAGTCTACTCGATCCTTATGGTGCAACTGTCCATCACGTTGGTCTTTATCGCATGGCTGGTCTACCACAAGCCGTCGCAAAAGTTCGTCCATAGCCATCCTGAGCTGTTTATCATTTCGCTGGTGGTCGTATTCGTGGCGCTGATCGTGCTGGCGTGTTGCGGCGAGGTGCGCCGCAAAGCACCCATGAATTTCGTGTTCCTGTTCATTTTCACGTTTGCCGAGGCTTTCATGCTGAGCGTCACCGCCTCCACTTACAAGTCCGAGGAGGTGGTGATGGCGGTTGGTATTACGGCCGTTGTTTGCCTGGGCCTCACTCTGTTCGCATTCCAAACTAAATGGGATTTCACGATGATGGGTGGCATTTTGTTCGTGGCGGTTTTGATCCTCTTTGTTTTTGGCATCGTTGCTATTTTCGTTCACAACAAGATCGTCCAGATGGTTTACGCTTCTTTAGGGGCACTGATTTTCTCCGTCTACCTTATTTACGATACGCAGCTCATGATGGGTGGTAAACACAAGTATTCCATTTCACCGGAGGAATACGTATTTGCCGCTTTGAACTTGTACATcgatatcattaatattttcctgtACATTTTGAGCATTATCGGCTCGTCAcgcgattaa
- the LOC109606658 gene encoding protein lifeguard 1 isoform X1 gives MTTWGGNQYADPNQGYYGGQPGGYPNAPPPGGYPQGGAYPGAGYPGAPPAGFAPPPQPQGYPPYGQQPGYQPPPSYNSTDPYGQGEQLPLNWQTGYGYGGANNYGGEDPEVKGFDFNDQSIRRGFIRKVYSILMVQLSITLVFIAWLVYHKPSQKFVHSHPELFIISLVVVFVALIVLACCGEVRRKAPMNFVFLFIFTFAEAFMLSVTASTYKSEEVVMAVGITAVVCLGLTLFAFQTKWDFTMMGGILFVAVLILFVFGIVAIFVHNKIVQMVYASLGALIFSVYLIYDTQLMMGGKHKYSISPEEYVFAALNLYIDIINIFLYILSIIGSSRD, from the exons ATGACTACGTGGGGAGGAAATCAGTATGCCG ATCCGAACCAAGGTTACTACGGTGGCCAGCCGGGCGGTTACCCGAACGCCCCGCCGCCTGGTGGTTACCCGCAGGGCGGCGCCTACCCTGGGGCAGGTTATCCGGGTGCGCCGCCCGCCGGTTTCGCACCGCCGCCCCAGCCGCAGGGTTACCCGCCCTACGGCCAACAGCCAGGATACCAACCGCCGCCGTCGTACAACTCTACCGATCCCTACGGCCAAGGTGAACAGTTGCCGCTCAATTGGCAGACAGGCTACG GTTATGGAGGCGCCAACAATTACGGCGGCGAAGATCCGGAAGTGAAGGGCTTCGATTTCAACGACCAGAGCATCAGACGAGGCTTCATCCGCAAAGTCTACTCGATCCTTATGGTGCAACTGTCCATCACGTTGGTCTTTATCGCATGGCTGGTCTACCACAAGCCGTCGCAAAAGTTCGTCCATAGCCATCCTGAGCTGTTTATCATTTCGCTGGTGGTCGTATTCGTGGCGCTGATCGTGCTGGCGTGTTGCGGCGAGGTGCGCCGCAAAGCACCCATGAATTTCGTGTTCCTGTTCATTTTCACGTTTGCCGAGGCTTTCATGCTGAGCGTCACCGCCTCCACTTACAAGTCCGAGGAGGTGGTGATGGCGGTTGGTATTACGGCCGTTGTTTGCCTGGGCCTCACTCTGTTCGCATTCCAAACTAAATGGGATTTCACGATGATGGGTGGCATTTTGTTCGTGGCGGTTTTGATCCTCTTTGTTTTTGGCATCGTTGCTATTTTCGTTCACAACAAGATCGTCCAGATGGTTTACGCTTCTTTAGGGGCACTGATTTTCTCCGTCTACCTTATTTACGATACGCAGCTCATGATGGGTGGTAAACACAAGTATTCCATTTCACCGGAGGAATACGTATTTGCCGCTTTGAACTTGTACATcgatatcattaatattttcctgtACATTTTGAGCATTATCGGCTCGTCAcgcgattaa
- the LOC109606658 gene encoding protein lifeguard 1 isoform X3 — protein sequence MTTWGGNQYAGYGGANNYGGEDPEVKGFDFNDQSIRRGFIRKVYSILMVQLSITLVFIAWLVYHKPSQKFVHSHPELFIISLVVVFVALIVLACCGEVRRKAPMNFVFLFIFTFAEAFMLSVTASTYKSEEVVMAVGITAVVCLGLTLFAFQTKWDFTMMGGILFVAVLILFVFGIVAIFVHNKIVQMVYASLGALIFSVYLIYDTQLMMGGKHKYSISPEEYVFAALNLYIDIINIFLYILSIIGSSRD from the exons ATGACTACGTGGGGAGGAAATCAGTATGCCG GTTATGGAGGCGCCAACAATTACGGCGGCGAAGATCCGGAAGTGAAGGGCTTCGATTTCAACGACCAGAGCATCAGACGAGGCTTCATCCGCAAAGTCTACTCGATCCTTATGGTGCAACTGTCCATCACGTTGGTCTTTATCGCATGGCTGGTCTACCACAAGCCGTCGCAAAAGTTCGTCCATAGCCATCCTGAGCTGTTTATCATTTCGCTGGTGGTCGTATTCGTGGCGCTGATCGTGCTGGCGTGTTGCGGCGAGGTGCGCCGCAAAGCACCCATGAATTTCGTGTTCCTGTTCATTTTCACGTTTGCCGAGGCTTTCATGCTGAGCGTCACCGCCTCCACTTACAAGTCCGAGGAGGTGGTGATGGCGGTTGGTATTACGGCCGTTGTTTGCCTGGGCCTCACTCTGTTCGCATTCCAAACTAAATGGGATTTCACGATGATGGGTGGCATTTTGTTCGTGGCGGTTTTGATCCTCTTTGTTTTTGGCATCGTTGCTATTTTCGTTCACAACAAGATCGTCCAGATGGTTTACGCTTCTTTAGGGGCACTGATTTTCTCCGTCTACCTTATTTACGATACGCAGCTCATGATGGGTGGTAAACACAAGTATTCCATTTCACCGGAGGAATACGTATTTGCCGCTTTGAACTTGTACATcgatatcattaatattttcctgtACATTTTGAGCATTATCGGCTCGTCAcgcgattaa